A DNA window from Mytilus edulis chromosome 14, xbMytEdul2.2, whole genome shotgun sequence contains the following coding sequences:
- the LOC139503149 gene encoding uncharacterized protein isoform X1, whose amino-acid sequence MLTWYDSVRTRYGKLAARPSGSGAELTDREKWILDNLKFHKPYIHRVKKKTPVSLKGKITSATDATVDDASSSIADEESTQDLQHRHDEDIADINMVLDGREDPVATHTTISLEQMPPSSSGDKKKTHAQKMKEQDAAFLSHMKETADPTAKFRAEIMATAVTPIVSSPKKLDSSRSGFCNWSESVAESLHPSLWPR is encoded by the exons ATGTTGACCTGGTACGACAGTGTTCGAACGAGGTATGGTAAACTGGCTGCCCGACCCTCTGGATCAGGAGCCGAACTGACTGACCGTGAGAAGTGGATACTGGATAACCTTAAATTTCACAAGCCATATATCCACCGTGTGAAGAAGAAGACGCCTGTAAGT CTTAAAGGAAAAATTACTTCTGCTACTGATGCTACTGTAGACGATGCTTCATCCTCAATTGCAGATGAGGAATCAACGCAGGACTTGCAGCACAGGCATGACGAGGACATTGCCGACATCAATATGGTACTTGATGGACGTGAAGATCCTGTAGCAACTCATACGACCATTTCCCTAGAACAGATGCCTCCTTCCTCCTCGGGAGACAAGAAGAAGACACATGCACAGAAAATGAAGGAGCAGGATGCAGCCTTCTTAAGTCACATGAAAGAGACGGCCGACCCAACAGCCAAGTTCCGAGCTGAGATCATGGCTACTGCTGTTACTCCTATTGTATCATCCCCCAAGAAGTTAGACTCATCTAGATCTGGCTTTTGCAATTGGTCCGAGTCTGTGGCTGAGAGTCTGCACCCAAGCCTGTGGCCTAGGTAA
- the LOC139503149 gene encoding uncharacterized protein isoform X2 yields MLTWYDSVRTRYGKLAARPSGSGAELTDREKWILDNLKFHKPYIHRVKKKTPLKGKITSATDATVDDASSSIADEESTQDLQHRHDEDIADINMVLDGREDPVATHTTISLEQMPPSSSGDKKKTHAQKMKEQDAAFLSHMKETADPTAKFRAEIMATAVTPIVSSPKKLDSSRSGFCNWSESVAESLHPSLWPR; encoded by the exons ATGTTGACCTGGTACGACAGTGTTCGAACGAGGTATGGTAAACTGGCTGCCCGACCCTCTGGATCAGGAGCCGAACTGACTGACCGTGAGAAGTGGATACTGGATAACCTTAAATTTCACAAGCCATATATCCACCGTGTGAAGAAGAAGACGCCT CTTAAAGGAAAAATTACTTCTGCTACTGATGCTACTGTAGACGATGCTTCATCCTCAATTGCAGATGAGGAATCAACGCAGGACTTGCAGCACAGGCATGACGAGGACATTGCCGACATCAATATGGTACTTGATGGACGTGAAGATCCTGTAGCAACTCATACGACCATTTCCCTAGAACAGATGCCTCCTTCCTCCTCGGGAGACAAGAAGAAGACACATGCACAGAAAATGAAGGAGCAGGATGCAGCCTTCTTAAGTCACATGAAAGAGACGGCCGACCCAACAGCCAAGTTCCGAGCTGAGATCATGGCTACTGCTGTTACTCCTATTGTATCATCCCCCAAGAAGTTAGACTCATCTAGATCTGGCTTTTGCAATTGGTCCGAGTCTGTGGCTGAGAGTCTGCACCCAAGCCTGTGGCCTAGGTAA